A single Thunnus thynnus chromosome 6, fThuThy2.1, whole genome shotgun sequence DNA region contains:
- the samd10a gene encoding sterile alpha motif domain-containing protein 10a isoform X1, with protein sequence MAVDAASSFSFCRPAVEYRALPEDFKHQLSRRTGGNLTWHDGRGQKTAGGRTVKLLQQPGTEALQYHSSDSYGIYHTSPTQPSLIRPVVLWSQQDVCKWLKKHCPHNYLTYVEAFSHHAITGRALLRLNGEKLERMGLVQETLRQELLQQVLQLQVQEEGRNLQLLSRGESSFGRIS encoded by the exons ATGGCTGTGGACG CGGCATCCAGTTTCAGTTTCTGCAGGCCAGCTGTGGAGTACAGAGCTCTGCCTGAAGACTTCAAGCACCAGCTGAGTCGACGGACAGGTGGGAACCTAACCTGGCATGACGGGCGGGGACAGAAGACGGCGGGAGGCAGAACAgtgaagctgctgcagcagccgGGCACAGAGGCCCTCCAG tATCATTCCAGCGACAGTTACGGGATATATCACACCAGCCCGACACAGCCCAGCCTGATCCGCCCCGTCGTGCTCTGGTCACAACAAGATGTTTGTAAATGGCTGAAGAAACACTGTCCACACAACTATCTAACCTACGTAGAGGCGTTCTCCCATCACGCTATCACAG GCCGGGCGTTGCTGCGTTTGAACGGGGAGAAACTGGAGAGGATGGGACTCGTGCAAGAGACACTTCGGCAGGAGCTGCTGCAACaggtgctgcagctgcaggttCAGGAGGAAGGACGCAACCTGCAGCTGCTCAGTAGAGGTGAGA GTTCCTTTGGAAGGATATCGTAA
- the samd10a gene encoding sterile alpha motif domain-containing protein 10a isoform X2 — protein MAVDAASSFSFCRPAVEYRALPEDFKHQLSRRTGGNLTWHDGRGQKTAGGRTVKLLQQPGTEALQYHSSDSYGIYHTSPTQPSLIRPVVLWSQQDVCKWLKKHCPHNYLTYVEAFSHHAITGRALLRLNGEKLERMGLVQETLRQELLQQVLQLQVQEEGRNLQLLSRGSFGRIS, from the exons ATGGCTGTGGACG CGGCATCCAGTTTCAGTTTCTGCAGGCCAGCTGTGGAGTACAGAGCTCTGCCTGAAGACTTCAAGCACCAGCTGAGTCGACGGACAGGTGGGAACCTAACCTGGCATGACGGGCGGGGACAGAAGACGGCGGGAGGCAGAACAgtgaagctgctgcagcagccgGGCACAGAGGCCCTCCAG tATCATTCCAGCGACAGTTACGGGATATATCACACCAGCCCGACACAGCCCAGCCTGATCCGCCCCGTCGTGCTCTGGTCACAACAAGATGTTTGTAAATGGCTGAAGAAACACTGTCCACACAACTATCTAACCTACGTAGAGGCGTTCTCCCATCACGCTATCACAG GCCGGGCGTTGCTGCGTTTGAACGGGGAGAAACTGGAGAGGATGGGACTCGTGCAAGAGACACTTCGGCAGGAGCTGCTGCAACaggtgctgcagctgcaggttCAGGAGGAAGGACGCAACCTGCAGCTGCTCAGTAGAG GTTCCTTTGGAAGGATATCGTAA